The nucleotide window CGGGGCCTCGACGACTACCTCACGCGGGACTACGCACGGAACATCGGCGCCGAGATCATGGGCCGCAACAAGTTCGGGCCCCAGCGCGGGCCCTGGCAAGACCATGAGTGGCAGGGCTGGTGGGGTGACGAGCCCCCTTTCCGCACCCCGGTGTTCGTCATGACCCACCACACGCGTCCGTCGATCGCGCTTTCCGACACCACGTTCCACTTCGTCGACGTTGACCCGGCCACGGTCCTCAGGCAGGCCCGGGAGGCGGCGCAGGGCAAGGACGTCCGACTCGGCGGCGGGGTTACCACCATCCGGCAGTTTCTCGACGCCGGCCTCGTCGACACCATGCATGTGGCGGTCTCGCCC belongs to Streptomyces finlayi and includes:
- a CDS encoding dihydrofolate reductase family protein; translated protein: MAQLLRVQNFTVSSDGIGAGEDQTLERPFGHVEPERLFAWAGATASWPMRTDPGGSRGLDDYLTRDYARNIGAEIMGRNKFGPQRGPWQDHEWQGWWGDEPPFRTPVFVMTHHTRPSIALSDTTFHFVDVDPATVLRQAREAAQGKDVRLGGGVTTIRQFLDAGLVDTMHVAVSPVKLGSGLRLWESPDELLDQFHLEVVPSPSGVTHHLFWRKQPSG